One segment of Primulina tabacum isolate GXHZ01 chromosome 6, ASM2559414v2, whole genome shotgun sequence DNA contains the following:
- the LOC142548532 gene encoding 30 kDa ribonucleoprotein, chloroplastic-like, whose translation MAASLHFLSLNPQTLSHHSAAAATAAPSSFAIFTLKPLPKSNRSFSASNRGVVNINYATPTSKISTKVAFSSDLDLDEADFSGPGVGSLSPDLKLFVGNLPFNADSAALAGLFQQAGNVEEVEVIYDRLSGRSRGFGFVTMSRIEEAEAAVQQFNGYEWQGRPLRVNSGPPPAKRENSSYRENSSFRDNSSFRENSSFRENSSFRGAGGPRGRTSSGDANRVYVGNLSWGVDDLALERLFSEQGKVKEARVVYDRESGRSKGFGFVTLSSPDEVNNAIESLDGADLNGRPIRVSAAEARESRPRRQF comes from the exons ATGGCTGCCTCCCTCCACTTCCTTTCCCTCAACCCACAAACCCTTTCTCACCACTCCGCTGCCGCGGCCACGGCCGCTCCATCTTCTTTCGCTATATTCACTCTCAAACCACTGCCTAAGTCGAATCGTTCGTTTTCCGCCAGTAACCGTGGCGTGGTTAACATTAATTATGCGACTCCCACTTCCAAAATATCGACAAAGGTTGCGTTTTCGTCGGATTTGGACCTTGATGAAGCTGACTTTTCTGGGCCGGGGGTGGGGAGTTTGTCGCCCGATTTGAAGCTCTTTGTGGGGAACTTGCCTTTTAATGCTGACAGCGCAGCTCTTGCTGGCTTGTTCCAACAGGCCGGAAATGTCGAGGAGGTTGAG GTTATCTACGACAGGCTCTCGGGAAGAAGTAGGGGCTTTGGCTTTGTGACCATGTCTAGGATCGAAGAAGCTGAAGCTGctgttcaacaatttaatggATAT GAATGGCAGGGAAGACCATTGAGGGTAAATTCTGGGCCGCCACCGGCTAAAAGGGAAAATTCCTCGTATCGGGAAAATTCCTCTTTTCGGGATAATTCCTCGTTTAGGGAAAATTCCTCGTTTCGGGAAAATTCCTCTTTTAGAGGAGCTGGGGGACCTAGGGGAAGGACGAGTTCTGGTGATGCAAACAGAGTTTATGTGGGTAACCTTTCATGGGGAGTAGATGATCTTGCACTTGAGAGGCTGTTTAGCGAGCAAGGAAAGGTCAAGGAAGCCAGGGTGGTGTACGACAGAGAAAGTGGTAGATCTAAGGGCTTTGGGTTTGTAACTCTCAGTTCTCCTGATGAGGTCAACAATGCCATCGAGTCATTGGATGGAGCT GACCTTAATGGCAGGCCTATTCGAGTTAGCGCTGCTGAAGCCCGTGAATCCCGTCCAAGGCGTCAATTTTAG